From a region of the Fischerella sp. JS2 genome:
- the ggt gene encoding gamma-glutamyltransferase — translation MPKFRRYTQVSVLIFHLCFSASLFYNHKQVTAAVSLPLRTKKAMVVSANPLASEAGLQMLRKGGNAVDAAVATTFAISVVEPFSAGIGGGGFLLFRDGKTGEIKALDFRERAPLKAKRNMYLDAQGKVRPKLSINGYLAVATPGTVAGLYEVHQRYGKLPWAEVVQPAIALAKDGFILSPQVTWRSIPEYENRKQVILTNPAARAIFTRNGELYQPGEKLVQRDLAKTLTEISQNPRSFYTGNIARAIAADMAKNGGLVTLEDLKSYQPIWRIPVCGNFRQARVCSMPPPSSGGVHLLEMLNIIGSTDLKSLGWHHPDVIHLMVEAMKIAYADRSQLLGDPDFVKVPVQQLLSPAYTQRRQAEITLNRARPATEVKPANIKLRRNLTSQPLVCRHKQKLIPASNSLMITQNTQETFYKPRYESTETSHLNVVDAQRNAVSLTFTVNLGFGAGVVADGTGIVLNNEMDDFAAAPGVPNAFGLRGNEANAIAPCKTPLSSMTPTIVTENGRLRLAVGAPGGGTIITQVLQVILNVLEYNMDVGAAVSVPRIHHQWLPDELRVEPFGLDALTVAELQRRGHKIKQTQPWGNINAIAVTSDGALEGAADPRGEGSARGY, via the coding sequence ATGCCCAAATTCCGTCGCTACACGCAGGTTTCAGTATTGATTTTTCATCTGTGTTTTTCTGCATCACTGTTTTACAACCACAAACAAGTAACTGCCGCCGTTAGCTTACCCCTACGCACCAAAAAAGCTATGGTGGTGTCTGCCAATCCCCTTGCCAGTGAGGCAGGGTTGCAAATGTTACGCAAAGGTGGTAACGCAGTTGATGCAGCTGTAGCGACGACTTTTGCGATTTCTGTAGTAGAACCTTTTTCGGCGGGAATTGGTGGCGGCGGCTTTTTGCTGTTTCGTGATGGCAAAACCGGAGAAATTAAAGCTTTAGATTTTCGCGAACGCGCACCCCTCAAAGCAAAGAGAAATATGTATTTGGACGCCCAAGGTAAAGTGCGTCCAAAATTGAGTATAAATGGATACTTGGCAGTAGCAACACCAGGAACGGTAGCAGGACTGTACGAAGTGCATCAACGTTATGGTAAGCTACCTTGGGCAGAAGTTGTTCAACCTGCGATCGCTCTCGCTAAAGATGGGTTTATCCTGAGTCCTCAAGTAACGTGGCGTTCTATACCAGAGTATGAAAATCGTAAGCAAGTAATTCTTACTAACCCAGCCGCACGGGCAATTTTTACTCGCAACGGGGAATTATATCAACCTGGAGAAAAATTAGTACAGCGTGACTTGGCGAAAACTTTAACAGAAATCTCTCAAAACCCCCGCAGTTTTTACACCGGAAATATTGCCCGTGCCATTGCTGCTGACATGGCAAAAAATGGTGGTTTAGTAACTCTAGAAGACTTGAAATCTTACCAACCCATCTGGCGCATTCCTGTGTGTGGCAATTTTCGTCAAGCAAGAGTTTGTTCTATGCCACCTCCTTCCTCAGGGGGTGTACATTTATTAGAAATGTTAAATATTATCGGTTCTACCGATTTAAAATCTTTAGGTTGGCATCACCCCGATGTCATCCACCTAATGGTAGAAGCAATGAAAATTGCTTATGCTGATCGCTCACAATTATTAGGTGATCCTGATTTTGTCAAAGTACCTGTACAACAATTACTTAGCCCTGCTTATACGCAAAGACGGCAGGCTGAAATTACTCTGAATAGAGCTAGACCTGCAACTGAAGTCAAGCCTGCAAATATAAAATTACGGCGGAATCTGACTTCTCAACCTCTTGTGTGTAGGCACAAACAGAAACTAATTCCTGCAAGTAATTCTTTGATGATCACTCAGAACACCCAGGAAACATTCTACAAACCCCGCTACGAGTCTACAGAAACTAGCCATCTTAATGTTGTGGATGCACAACGCAACGCCGTAAGTCTAACTTTTACTGTTAACTTAGGATTTGGTGCTGGTGTAGTTGCTGACGGGACGGGAATTGTACTTAATAACGAAATGGATGATTTTGCTGCCGCGCCGGGAGTACCAAATGCTTTTGGTTTACGGGGTAACGAAGCTAATGCGATTGCGCCATGCAAAACACCTCTCTCCAGCATGACTCCCACGATTGTGACTGAAAATGGTCGCCTACGCTTAGCGGTGGGTGCGCCTGGTGGTGGTACTATCATTACCCAAGTGCTGCAAGTCATCCTCAATGTGCTGGAGTACAACATGGATGTAGGTGCAGCTGTATCTGTTCCTCGCATCCATCATCAGTGGCTTCCCGATGAATTGCGAGTCGAACCTTTTGGTTTAGATGCTCTCACGGTAGCAGAATTACAGCGTCGGGGACACAAAATTAAACAAACCCAGCCTTGGGGTAACATTAACGCGATCGCAGTTACCTCTGATGGTGCTTTAGAAGGGGCAGCCGATCCGCGTGGTGAAGGATCAGCAAGAGGATATTAA
- a CDS encoding metallophosphoesterase family protein encodes MKLKRRQFLFLSGLSAIGVGFLASISRGIIDQNSEQVSKAIAANPSTKKDLLLRFVSVADTGTGAKGQYAVARAMANYYSKYPYNLVILAGDNIYTNGEIEKINAVFERPYAQLLKQGVKFQAALGNHDIRTANGDLQVKYAGFNMQGRYYTFRRDKIQFFALDTNSNADWINQLNWLEQELSQSNATWKIVFGHHPIYASGVYGSNPDFIQIFTPLFQKYGVQLYINGHEHHYERTRAINGTTYLICGGGAGTRPVGKNEWTEYSAEKLSFAAYEVFADRIEVSGIDTANRVFDQGIITLKSA; translated from the coding sequence ATGAAACTAAAACGTCGTCAATTTTTATTTTTAAGTGGACTCAGTGCCATTGGTGTAGGATTTCTAGCTAGTATTAGTCGTGGGATTATTGATCAAAATAGTGAGCAAGTCTCAAAGGCAATAGCCGCTAATCCATCTACCAAAAAAGATTTATTACTGCGCTTTGTTTCTGTAGCAGATACAGGTACAGGTGCAAAAGGCCAATATGCTGTAGCTAGAGCTATGGCTAATTATTACAGCAAATATCCTTATAATTTGGTTATCTTAGCAGGAGATAATATCTATACCAATGGTGAAATTGAGAAAATAAATGCAGTCTTTGAACGTCCCTATGCACAATTACTAAAGCAAGGTGTAAAATTTCAAGCTGCTTTAGGAAACCACGATATTCGCACTGCCAATGGCGATTTGCAAGTTAAATATGCAGGCTTTAATATGCAAGGGCGCTACTACACATTTCGCCGGGATAAAATCCAATTTTTCGCACTAGATACTAATAGTAACGCTGACTGGATTAACCAGCTAAATTGGTTAGAACAAGAATTAAGCCAAAGTAATGCTACCTGGAAAATTGTTTTTGGTCATCATCCTATTTATGCATCAGGTGTCTATGGTAGCAACCCTGATTTTATTCAAATTTTCACTCCTTTGTTTCAAAAATATGGTGTGCAACTTTATATCAATGGACATGAACACCATTATGAACGTACCCGTGCCATCAATGGTACAACTTATTTAATTTGTGGGGGTGGTGCAGGTACTCGTCCTGTCGGCAAAAATGAATGGACTGAGTATTCTGCGGAAAAATTGAGTTTTGCAGCCTATGAAGTGTTTGCGGATCGCATAGAAGTTAGTGGTATAGATACAGCTAACCGCGTTTTTGATCAAGGTATTATTACATTGAAGTCAGCTTGA
- a CDS encoding N-acetyltransferase, whose protein sequence is MVDIFPESNKEILAIRQVIIEAFEQVKVAELVDIIRKSENFIPELSLVAVEKEEVLGHILFSQIIIKTPNQTIPALALAPLAVKPSHQRQGIGSRLVQVGLSKCRELDHAIIIVVGEPGYYQRFGFKTAGKFGLQSSLFFPDEVFMALELQPAALKNITGTVLYPAYFQNV, encoded by the coding sequence ATGGTTGATATTTTTCCAGAAAGCAACAAAGAAATCTTAGCAATTCGCCAAGTAATTATAGAAGCTTTTGAGCAAGTTAAGGTAGCTGAACTTGTAGATATTATTCGGAAATCGGAGAATTTTATACCTGAACTATCACTAGTAGCAGTAGAAAAAGAAGAAGTATTAGGACACATTCTTTTTAGTCAGATTATCATTAAAACTCCCAATCAAACTATTCCAGCACTAGCACTAGCACCTTTGGCAGTAAAACCATCACATCAGCGCCAAGGTATTGGTAGCAGACTAGTGCAAGTGGGTTTATCAAAATGTCGCGAATTAGATCATGCCATTATTATTGTTGTTGGTGAGCCAGGTTATTATCAACGCTTTGGTTTTAAAACAGCAGGAAAATTTGGCTTGCAATCATCATTATTTTTTCCTGATGAAGTTTTTATGGCATTAGAGTTGCAACCTGCTGCTTTGAAAAATATAACTGGTACTGTGTTATATCCTGCGTATTTTCAAAATGTTTAA
- a CDS encoding 2OG-Fe(II) oxygenase, which yields MSTIVKKLRNHVLKNLYQISFLQNQAERNYQISVKQHSANLPVLSVADFKLVESIKREGVVVTSLEALSIPQTEKMFLAAQKLIPEVARSVPLQEHEYVVHASSEQMMQHPEIFMWGLEKRLLNIVENYIGLPVAYHGAYFRRDLANSIERKSRLWHIDVEDRKILKVIVYLNDVDENCGPFQYIPQSLTSTVTRSLKYRHGYIQEKRLQNILSPSLWRSCTGSAGTVVFAATSKVFHRGKIPIDQDRYTIFFDYTSRQPTYPFYCKSSLPWEDLLSLAANFSEHQKQCVFWRPSL from the coding sequence ATGAGTACTATCGTTAAAAAGCTACGAAATCACGTTTTAAAGAATTTGTATCAAATTTCGTTCTTGCAAAACCAAGCTGAGCGGAATTATCAAATTTCTGTTAAGCAGCACTCAGCAAATTTACCTGTGCTTTCAGTAGCTGATTTTAAGTTAGTTGAATCTATCAAACGTGAAGGAGTAGTAGTAACTTCACTAGAAGCTCTATCTATTCCACAGACAGAGAAAATGTTTTTAGCTGCACAAAAATTGATACCAGAAGTAGCAAGGAGTGTTCCTTTACAAGAACATGAATATGTTGTTCATGCTAGTTCTGAACAAATGATGCAGCATCCAGAAATATTTATGTGGGGGCTAGAAAAACGTTTACTCAATATAGTTGAGAATTATATTGGTCTACCTGTAGCCTATCATGGAGCATATTTTCGCAGAGATCTTGCTAACTCTATTGAGCGAAAATCTAGGCTGTGGCATATAGACGTAGAAGACAGAAAAATTCTCAAGGTTATTGTGTATTTAAATGATGTGGATGAAAATTGTGGTCCTTTTCAATATATTCCACAATCTTTAACCTCAACTGTAACTCGTTCTTTGAAATATAGACATGGTTACATTCAAGAAAAAAGATTGCAAAATATTTTATCCCCATCTTTATGGAGATCATGTACTGGTTCGGCTGGTACAGTAGTTTTTGCAGCTACTTCCAAAGTTTTTCACCGAGGGAAAATCCCTATAGATCAAGATAGATACACAATCTTTTTTGACTATACAAGTAGACAACCTACATATCCATTCTATTGTAAGTCTTCCCTTCCTTGGGAAGACTTACTATCACTAGCAGCAAACTTTTCAGAACACCAAAAGCAGTGTGTTTTTTGGCGTCCAAGTCTGTAA
- a CDS encoding response regulator: MILTRLTEELDNLSKHSSNGVLIFYNHTVVWNLHFNDGKLIYATGGMHPVRRWNRALKQHCPDWNWSVESSVLSENQPWECQLLAQAISRRQLSAIQAKLVIRTIVQECFFELSNSKELKNDWTPTQKDIFHLPQLIALSSWEILSVLTKATNIQKKWQAAGLDHLSPCLAPVLSPTANPQVIPVSEKKYFNNNFTLWDIAVEQEKSVTEVAVSLIPWVDKGVLELQKIPDLPLPTIKQVVAVNNSQSENNRITFAPEPVEEPIQKSVEKQSLIACIDDSPVLAYTLRKILIPAGYQMLSIPEPMRGFSQLIEHKPDLILLDLLLPNADGYSICKFLRDTPTFRNTPIIFLTERNTPIDRAHAMLVGATEFLGKPPQPEELLQIVEKYLGH, encoded by the coding sequence ATGATACTAACAAGGCTGACAGAAGAATTAGACAACCTGAGTAAACATAGTAGTAATGGAGTACTAATTTTCTACAACCATACAGTCGTTTGGAATCTTCACTTTAACGACGGTAAGTTGATCTATGCCACAGGTGGAATGCATCCTGTCAGACGCTGGAACAGAGCCTTAAAGCAGCATTGTCCCGATTGGAACTGGAGTGTTGAGTCTTCTGTATTGTCAGAAAATCAGCCTTGGGAATGTCAACTCCTCGCCCAAGCCATCAGTCGTAGGCAATTGAGTGCAATCCAAGCTAAGTTAGTAATTCGTACTATTGTCCAAGAATGTTTTTTTGAATTGAGTAACTCTAAAGAACTGAAAAATGATTGGACACCCACTCAAAAAGATATATTTCATTTACCTCAGCTCATAGCCTTATCTTCCTGGGAAATACTCTCAGTTCTTACAAAAGCAACGAACATACAAAAAAAATGGCAAGCTGCTGGTTTAGATCATCTTAGCCCCTGTTTAGCACCAGTTTTGTCACCAACAGCAAATCCTCAAGTCATCCCAGTTTCAGAAAAAAAGTACTTCAACAATAATTTCACCCTTTGGGATATTGCTGTAGAGCAGGAAAAATCTGTGACAGAGGTGGCTGTTTCCTTAATACCTTGGGTGGATAAAGGTGTGCTGGAACTGCAAAAAATTCCAGATTTACCATTACCGACTATCAAACAAGTAGTTGCAGTCAATAACTCCCAATCAGAAAATAATCGTATTACATTTGCTCCGGAACCTGTTGAGGAACCTATTCAAAAATCTGTTGAAAAACAATCTTTAATTGCTTGCATTGATGATAGTCCAGTATTAGCTTACACCTTAAGAAAAATCTTGATACCCGCCGGATATCAAATGTTAAGCATTCCGGAACCGATGCGAGGCTTTTCTCAACTTATCGAACACAAGCCTGATTTAATCTTGTTAGACTTGCTCTTGCCCAATGCTGATGGTTATAGCATCTGTAAATTTTTGCGCGACACTCCCACTTTTAGGAATACACCAATTATTTTCCTGACAGAGCGCAATACCCCGATTGATCGGGCCCATGCTATGTTAGTAGGTGCAACTGAATTTTTAGGTAAGCCTCCACAGCCAGAAGAATTATTACAAATTGTTGAGAAATATCTGGGGCATTGA
- the coaBC gene encoding bifunctional phosphopantothenoylcysteine decarboxylase/phosphopantothenate--cysteine ligase CoaBC, producing MLNPKSKIPNLKLKRVLIGIGGGIAAYKVCEVVSTLFKNGVEVRTILTNSAQKFITPLTFSTLSRYSAFTDKNFWQPIYSRPLHIELGEWADVFLIAPLTANTLAKLAYGMADNLLTNTVLASTCPVVLAPAMNTDMWEQQTVQQNWQNLLKNSRFHSLQPESGLLACDRVGAGRMAEPPEIIAYIQSLLHTVGKRDLAGKRVLISAGGTREHFDPVRFIGNPATGKMGLALAQAALHRGANVTLVHSPLNSDIPLGIEAVPVVSAEEMYAAMLRYLLYADVIIMSAAVADVKPQNYSHQKLPKRSLPKSLALEPVPDIIAELAKRKQPHQLLIGFAAQTGDIITPALEKLHRKNLDAIVANPVDKPDSGFGSDNNQAVFLDKQGHHLEIPPCTKLQLAHHLFDFVGSY from the coding sequence ATGCTAAATCCAAAATCTAAAATCCCAAATCTAAAATTGAAAAGGGTTCTAATTGGTATAGGCGGCGGTATCGCCGCCTACAAAGTTTGTGAAGTTGTTTCTACATTATTTAAAAATGGTGTGGAAGTGCGAACTATTCTGACTAATTCCGCACAAAAATTTATCACACCTCTGACTTTCTCCACTCTCTCCCGCTATAGCGCCTTTACAGATAAAAATTTTTGGCAACCAATTTACTCTCGTCCCTTACATATAGAATTGGGTGAGTGGGCAGATGTTTTTTTAATAGCGCCTTTAACAGCTAATACATTAGCAAAATTAGCTTACGGCATGGCTGACAACTTGCTTACAAATACCGTCTTGGCTTCTACTTGTCCTGTAGTGTTAGCACCAGCCATGAATACCGATATGTGGGAACAGCAGACGGTGCAGCAGAATTGGCAAAATCTCTTAAAAAATAGTCGTTTTCATAGTTTACAGCCAGAATCGGGATTATTAGCGTGCGATCGCGTCGGGGCTGGGAGAATGGCAGAACCGCCAGAAATCATAGCTTACATTCAATCTTTGCTGCATACCGTAGGTAAACGAGATCTAGCTGGAAAGCGAGTATTAATCAGTGCTGGGGGAACACGGGAACATTTTGATCCCGTAAGATTTATCGGCAATCCTGCTACAGGCAAGATGGGATTAGCTTTAGCACAAGCAGCATTGCATAGAGGCGCAAACGTGACCTTAGTACACAGCCCACTCAACAGTGACATTCCCTTAGGAATAGAAGCAGTTCCTGTGGTAAGTGCTGAAGAAATGTATGCAGCCATGTTGCGGTATTTACTATATGCAGACGTAATAATTATGTCAGCCGCAGTCGCAGATGTGAAACCACAGAATTACAGTCACCAGAAATTGCCCAAGCGATCGCTTCCAAAATCTTTAGCCTTAGAACCTGTACCCGATATAATTGCAGAATTGGCAAAGCGCAAACAACCCCATCAATTATTAATTGGCTTTGCTGCTCAGACAGGGGATATAATCACTCCCGCTTTGGAAAAATTGCACAGAAAAAATTTAGACGCTATTGTTGCTAACCCAGTAGATAAACCTGATAGTGGTTTTGGCAGCGACAATAATCAAGCAGTATTTTTAGATAAGCAAGGTCATCATTTAGAAATTCCACCATGTACTAAATTACAGCTAGCTCATCATCTCTTTGATTTTGTTGGTAGTTATTAG
- the isiD gene encoding protein IsiD, giving the protein MKTLSISKKEIATMTPQDVEKLATRLEQDNYSNAFEGLDDWHMLRAIAFQRPELIEPYIHLLDLEPYDEA; this is encoded by the coding sequence ATGAAAACTCTAAGCATTTCCAAAAAAGAAATTGCTACCATGACTCCACAAGATGTAGAAAAGTTAGCTACACGCTTGGAGCAGGACAACTATAGCAATGCTTTTGAAGGTTTGGATGATTGGCACATGCTACGTGCGATCGCGTTTCAACGCCCAGAGTTAATTGAACCATATATCCACCTTCTGGATTTAGAACCCTACGACGAAGCCTAA
- a CDS encoding alpha/beta hydrolase → MNYGSKYLSLEFIQVPPTTGKVPTGLIVALHGWGANAEDLASLVPFLNLPDYQFLFPNAPFPHPYSPIGRAWYDLSAENMYEGLTESRQLLTDWLLSLESRTGVPLSRTVLSGFSQGGAMTLDVGLKLPFAGLVVMSGYLHPGAVVDATSTITASPPVLIMHGRYDQVVPLRAALKAKETLESRLIAVQYYEFDMDHEIQLPMLEIIRNFVINTQVTTE, encoded by the coding sequence TTGAATTATGGGAGCAAATATCTGTCCTTAGAATTTATTCAGGTTCCCCCAACAACAGGAAAAGTACCTACAGGTTTAATCGTAGCTTTGCATGGTTGGGGTGCAAATGCTGAGGATTTAGCATCTTTAGTACCGTTTTTAAATTTGCCAGATTATCAGTTTCTGTTTCCTAATGCACCTTTTCCTCATCCTTATTCGCCTATAGGAAGAGCATGGTATGACTTGAGTGCGGAGAATATGTATGAGGGATTAACAGAAAGTCGGCAATTACTCACAGATTGGTTGCTAAGTTTAGAAAGTAGGACTGGTGTACCGCTATCACGGACGGTGTTGAGCGGTTTTTCCCAAGGAGGGGCAATGACTTTAGATGTAGGATTAAAGTTGCCCTTTGCAGGTTTAGTTGTTATGAGTGGTTATTTACATCCTGGTGCAGTTGTGGATGCTACCTCGACTATAACTGCTTCACCTCCAGTTTTAATCATGCACGGTAGATATGATCAAGTAGTACCACTACGAGCTGCACTCAAGGCAAAAGAAACTTTAGAGTCGCGCTTAATTGCAGTACAGTACTATGAATTTGATATGGATCATGAAATACAACTACCAATGCTAGAGATAATACGTAATTTCGTGATCAATACTCAAGTAACCACAGAGTAG
- the purH gene encoding bifunctional phosphoribosylaminoimidazolecarboxamide formyltransferase/IMP cyclohydrolase, with the protein MARLALLSVSNKTGLIELARSLVEEFDFELISSGGTAQVLKNAGLPVKKVADYTGSPEILGGRVKTLHPRIHGGILARRSIPQDMTDLVDNQVRLIDLVVVNLYPFGETIAKSDVTLAEAIEQIDIGGPAMLRAAAKNFADVTVLCDPSQYDEYLQELREHTEPSLEFRQKCALQGFLHTSSYDQAIASYLAGIQPTQTLPEQFTVSGKQLQSLRYGENPHQKAAWYQTGANATGWAAASKLQGKELSYNNLVDLEAARRIIAEFTDTPAATIIKHTNPCGTAQADTIAAAYQKAFNADPVSAFGGIVALNRPIDAATAGELTKTFLECVVAPGCEEDAKAILAAKSKVRVLTLADLSNGPKETVKAIAGGFLVQDADDIVADTSQWQIVTERQPTPTELAELLFAWKVCKHVKSNAIVVSSDRTTLGVGAGQMNRVGSVKIALEQAGEKAKGAVLASDGFFPFDDSVKTAAAAGIMSIIQPGGSLRDQDSIQAANELGLVMIFTGIRHFLH; encoded by the coding sequence ATGGCGCGTCTAGCACTATTGAGTGTATCCAATAAAACTGGATTAATTGAACTTGCTCGTAGCTTAGTAGAAGAATTTGATTTTGAGTTAATTAGTAGTGGCGGTACTGCTCAAGTTCTCAAAAATGCAGGATTACCAGTTAAAAAAGTCGCAGATTACACAGGTTCTCCCGAAATATTAGGTGGTCGAGTCAAAACTCTACATCCACGCATTCACGGTGGAATTCTCGCCCGGCGATCAATTCCGCAAGATATGACAGATTTGGTAGATAACCAAGTTCGTCTAATAGATTTAGTAGTGGTAAATCTCTATCCTTTTGGGGAAACAATTGCCAAGTCAGATGTCACATTAGCAGAAGCAATAGAACAAATTGATATTGGTGGCCCTGCTATGCTGAGGGCAGCAGCAAAAAACTTCGCAGATGTGACGGTATTGTGTGATCCCTCCCAATATGACGAGTATTTGCAGGAATTACGCGAACACACCGAACCATCCCTAGAATTTCGCCAAAAGTGTGCGTTGCAAGGATTTTTGCATACTTCTAGCTATGATCAGGCGATCGCATCTTACTTAGCAGGGATACAACCAACCCAGACTCTACCAGAACAATTTACTGTTTCTGGGAAACAACTACAATCTTTGCGCTACGGTGAAAACCCCCATCAAAAAGCAGCTTGGTATCAAACTGGTGCAAATGCAACAGGTTGGGCTGCTGCTAGCAAACTGCAAGGGAAAGAACTCAGTTACAATAACTTAGTTGATTTAGAAGCAGCACGCCGCATCATCGCCGAATTCACTGACACTCCTGCTGCCACGATTATCAAACATACTAACCCCTGTGGTACAGCTCAAGCAGATACAATCGCCGCAGCTTACCAAAAAGCGTTTAATGCTGATCCTGTGTCTGCTTTTGGTGGTATCGTTGCCCTTAACCGTCCGATTGATGCTGCCACAGCAGGGGAACTCACAAAAACATTTTTAGAATGCGTAGTCGCACCAGGATGTGAAGAAGACGCGAAAGCAATTCTGGCTGCTAAGTCAAAAGTGCGGGTATTGACTTTAGCGGATTTAAGCAATGGCCCTAAAGAAACTGTCAAAGCGATCGCAGGTGGTTTTCTTGTTCAAGATGCAGATGATATTGTAGCCGATACCAGTCAATGGCAAATCGTCACCGAACGCCAACCTACACCCACAGAATTAGCAGAATTACTGTTTGCTTGGAAAGTTTGCAAACACGTCAAATCTAATGCCATTGTTGTCAGTAGCGATCGCACAACTTTAGGTGTTGGTGCAGGACAAATGAACCGCGTTGGTTCGGTAAAAATTGCCCTTGAACAAGCTGGTGAAAAGGCTAAAGGTGCAGTTCTTGCTAGTGATGGATTTTTCCCCTTTGATGATTCTGTCAAAACTGCGGCGGCGGCGGGAATTATGTCGATCATACAACCAGGTGGTAGTCTGCGGGATCAAGATTCAATTCAAGCTGCAAACGAGCTAGGTTTAGTAATGATTTTCACAGGCATACGTCACTTTTTACATTAA